A stretch of the Streptomyces ortus genome encodes the following:
- a CDS encoding GH92 family glycosyl hydrolase, whose product MVLRSTAVSRRFGRRAAALALTTALAAALPGPVSAAADAAAPARPTAYVDPLIGTANGGNTYPGANLPYGMIGWSPTSTRGDQTSTGAANGYEYGATRLRGLSLTHVNGAGCNPGAAGDVPIMPFVGDVTSSPSADTKDAVYAANFSHADERAVPGRYSVGLDSGARADLAVSQRAGVADFTFPADKPANLLFRVSNSLNGSEDAQVRIDRANRKVTGSVLTGAFCGRRANGGVNNRKSYYRLYFTASFDRAFAGTGTWKDGTLSPGSTTGGGGEGYATGADRAGRGSGGYVGFDTRADNDVQMRLGISYVSLAGAEANLREEIAPRASVENVAAAGSRAWDRELRSVRVGGGGEARLTAFYTALYHSLQQPNLVSDTDGRYPGMDGKAHRIKRGQGAQYSNFSGWDQYRAQIQLLALLKPRIAGDFAQSLYNFAEQNGGVWDRWVHINGPTHVMTGDPTAATLATFYAMGVRDFDYRGAFDSLAKQATVPHPDGLSDAGCPGQCTGQRPNLAQYMTSGYAAQDVCHCWGGAAETLEDSVADDALGRWAKLLGRDEQAAYFTERGGWWRNVYNPAATDGAGTDGYIQARNLDGSWVTPFSPGSDRGFAQGTSATYTWMVPQDVQGLAEAMGGREVAANRLDAFFHKADGSWSVQGGDALRYDPTNEPGIHAPWLYNALGRPWKTQATVRQILDTVYGTGPTGLPGNDDLGTMSAWYVFSALGIYPQTPGSADLLLSTPLFPHAVVDRPGRTDLVIDAPAADATHAYVGGVRLNGRTHDRSWTDGSLLRTGGTLRFTLVTEPDKLWATAPAGLPR is encoded by the coding sequence ATGGTCCTCAGATCCACCGCCGTGTCGCGGAGGTTCGGCAGGAGAGCCGCCGCTCTCGCGCTGACCACCGCGCTCGCCGCCGCACTGCCCGGGCCGGTGTCCGCGGCGGCCGACGCCGCCGCGCCCGCCCGTCCCACCGCGTACGTCGATCCGCTCATCGGTACGGCGAACGGCGGCAACACCTACCCGGGCGCCAACCTCCCGTACGGCATGATCGGTTGGTCGCCGACCAGTACCCGAGGCGACCAGACCAGTACGGGCGCGGCCAACGGCTACGAGTACGGGGCGACCCGGCTGCGCGGGCTGAGCCTCACGCATGTGAACGGCGCGGGCTGCAACCCGGGCGCCGCGGGCGACGTACCGATCATGCCGTTCGTCGGGGACGTCACCTCCTCTCCCTCGGCGGACACCAAGGACGCCGTCTACGCGGCGAACTTCTCGCACGCCGACGAGCGGGCCGTGCCCGGCCGCTACTCCGTCGGCCTCGACTCCGGCGCCCGCGCCGACCTCGCGGTGTCGCAGCGGGCCGGCGTCGCCGACTTCACGTTCCCCGCCGACAAGCCCGCCAACCTGCTCTTCCGGGTCTCCAACTCGCTCAACGGGAGCGAGGACGCGCAGGTGCGGATCGACCGGGCCAACCGCAAGGTGACCGGGTCGGTGCTGACAGGCGCGTTCTGCGGCCGTCGTGCCAACGGCGGTGTCAACAACCGCAAGAGTTACTACCGGCTCTACTTCACCGCCTCCTTCGACCGCGCCTTCGCCGGCACGGGTACATGGAAGGACGGCACCCTCTCCCCCGGTTCCACCACCGGCGGTGGCGGTGAGGGGTACGCCACGGGCGCCGACCGCGCGGGGCGCGGGTCCGGCGGTTATGTCGGCTTCGACACCCGGGCCGACAACGATGTCCAGATGCGGCTCGGTATCTCGTACGTGAGTCTCGCGGGGGCCGAGGCCAACCTTCGTGAGGAGATAGCGCCGCGGGCGAGCGTGGAGAACGTGGCGGCGGCCGGGAGTCGGGCCTGGGACCGTGAGCTGCGTTCCGTACGGGTCGGGGGAGGCGGTGAAGCCCGGCTCACCGCCTTCTACACCGCGCTCTACCACTCCCTCCAGCAGCCCAACCTGGTCAGCGACACCGACGGCCGCTACCCCGGCATGGACGGGAAGGCTCATCGGATCAAGCGCGGCCAGGGAGCGCAGTACAGCAACTTCTCGGGCTGGGACCAGTACCGGGCGCAGATCCAGTTGCTCGCGCTGCTCAAGCCGCGTATCGCCGGGGACTTCGCCCAGTCGCTGTACAACTTCGCCGAGCAGAACGGCGGGGTCTGGGACCGCTGGGTGCACATCAACGGTCCGACCCATGTCATGACCGGTGACCCGACGGCGGCCACGCTCGCCACCTTCTACGCCATGGGTGTACGCGACTTCGACTACCGCGGCGCCTTCGACTCGCTGGCGAAGCAGGCCACCGTGCCGCACCCGGACGGGCTCTCCGACGCGGGCTGCCCCGGCCAGTGCACCGGCCAACGGCCCAATCTGGCGCAGTACATGACCTCCGGGTACGCGGCGCAGGACGTCTGCCACTGCTGGGGCGGCGCCGCCGAGACCCTGGAGGACTCGGTCGCCGACGACGCGCTCGGCCGCTGGGCGAAGCTGCTGGGCCGTGACGAGCAGGCGGCCTACTTCACCGAGCGGGGCGGCTGGTGGCGCAACGTCTACAACCCCGCGGCGACGGACGGGGCGGGCACCGACGGCTACATCCAGGCGCGCAACCTGGACGGGTCATGGGTCACGCCGTTCAGTCCCGGCAGCGACCGCGGGTTCGCCCAGGGCACGAGTGCCACGTACACCTGGATGGTGCCGCAGGACGTGCAGGGGCTCGCCGAGGCGATGGGCGGGCGTGAGGTCGCGGCGAACCGGCTCGACGCCTTCTTCCACAAGGCCGACGGGTCCTGGTCGGTGCAGGGCGGCGACGCGCTGCGCTACGACCCGACCAACGAGCCGGGCATCCACGCCCCCTGGCTCTACAACGCGCTCGGCCGGCCGTGGAAGACCCAGGCGACCGTCCGGCAGATCCTCGACACCGTCTACGGCACGGGGCCCACGGGACTGCCCGGCAACGACGACCTCGGCACCATGTCCGCCTGGTACGTCTTCTCGGCCCTCGGCATCTATCCGCAGACGCCGGGCAGCGCCGACCTCCTGCTGAGCACGCCCCTGTTCCCGCACGCCGTGGTCGACCGGCCCGGGCGGACCGACCTCGTCATCGACGCGCCCGCGGCAGACGCCACACACGCGTATGTGGGCGGCGTGCGGCTCAACGGCCGTACCCACGACCGGTCCTGGACGGACGGGAGCCTGCTGCGGACCGGTGGCACGCTCAGGTTCACGCTGGTGACGGAGCCGGACAAGCTGTGGGCGACCGCGCCCGCCGGCTTGCCCCGCTGA
- a CDS encoding response regulator transcription factor has product MRPHLALIDDDTDFALMCRSYLEREGFTVTWAMDARGGKAVMHNGGVDLVVLDLGLPDGSGLELLRALRATSRLPVIVVSGRGHETDRVAGLEIGADDYLVKPFSQRELVARIGAVLRRCRPPDIPAVLDVGSLRVDTAACVASGTGVALTLRPKEYALLELLARAPGRVFSAEQLLEQIWGASWQQSATVIEHVYRLRAKLARLPVPAPQITTVRGYGYRLDP; this is encoded by the coding sequence TTGCGTCCACATCTCGCGCTGATCGACGACGACACCGACTTCGCACTGATGTGCCGTTCCTATCTGGAGCGCGAGGGTTTCACGGTCACCTGGGCGATGGACGCCCGGGGCGGCAAGGCCGTCATGCACAACGGCGGGGTGGATCTGGTCGTCCTCGATCTGGGGCTTCCCGACGGCAGCGGACTCGAACTGCTGCGGGCCCTGCGGGCCACCAGCCGACTGCCGGTGATCGTCGTCAGCGGACGCGGCCACGAGACGGACCGGGTGGCCGGTCTGGAGATCGGCGCGGACGACTATCTCGTCAAACCGTTCTCGCAGCGGGAGTTGGTGGCGCGGATCGGGGCCGTGCTCCGCAGATGCCGGCCACCGGACATCCCGGCCGTCCTCGACGTGGGCTCGCTGCGCGTCGACACGGCCGCGTGCGTGGCCAGCGGTACGGGCGTCGCGCTGACCCTGCGTCCCAAGGAGTACGCCCTCCTGGAACTCCTCGCGCGCGCCCCCGGCCGGGTCTTCTCCGCCGAGCAGTTGCTGGAGCAGATCTGGGGCGCGTCCTGGCAGCAGTCCGCGACCGTGATCGAGCACGTGTACCGGCTGCGCGCGAAACTCGCCCGACTCCCCGTGCCCGCCCCGCAGATCACCACGGTGCGCGGCTACGGATACCGCCTCGACCCCTGA
- a CDS encoding S1 family peptidase, which translates to MRRTTTLSTGLASLLLVGAWATVAAGPASAAPAPEATSTSHSKAPASDALIDAMRRDFGLSRAGAEARLAAEEKATAAEPKAKRAAGAAYGGSWFDADSGKLTVAVRTGASAATLASVRDTGASVRTVKYSARQLDAAKARIDELAAPDGVSNWYVDAESSSVVVGVVASQRADNDVRSFLAKAKARAGGSAAVTVEETASAPETFAAGTVGGDPFYTGNVRCSIGFSVHGGFVTAGHCGGAGQGVSGWDRSYIGNIQGSSFPDNDYAWVNVGSGWWTVPVVLGWGTVSDQLVRGSNASPVGASICRSGSTTHWHCGNVLAKNETVNYSQGAVHQMTKTSVCAEPGDSGGSFISGDQAQGVTSGGWGNCSTGGETWFQPINEILNRYGLTLHTA; encoded by the coding sequence TTGAGACGCACCACGACCCTGAGCACCGGCCTGGCCTCCCTCCTCCTCGTCGGCGCATGGGCGACCGTCGCCGCCGGACCCGCCTCGGCCGCCCCCGCACCCGAAGCCACCTCCACCTCACACTCCAAGGCTCCCGCCTCCGACGCCCTCATCGACGCCATGCGACGGGACTTCGGCCTGTCGCGGGCCGGCGCCGAGGCACGTCTGGCCGCCGAGGAGAAGGCGACCGCCGCCGAACCGAAGGCCAAGCGCGCGGCGGGCGCCGCGTACGGCGGGTCCTGGTTCGACGCCGACAGCGGGAAGCTGACCGTCGCCGTCAGGACCGGCGCGTCCGCCGCCACGCTCGCCTCCGTGCGGGACACCGGCGCGAGCGTCCGGACCGTCAAGTACAGCGCGCGGCAGCTCGACGCGGCCAAGGCACGCATCGACGAGCTGGCCGCGCCCGACGGGGTCAGCAACTGGTACGTCGACGCCGAGTCGAGCTCGGTCGTCGTGGGCGTGGTCGCCTCTCAACGGGCTGACAACGATGTCCGGTCGTTCCTCGCGAAGGCGAAGGCGCGGGCCGGTGGTTCGGCCGCCGTCACCGTCGAGGAGACCGCGTCGGCGCCCGAGACGTTCGCGGCCGGGACCGTCGGCGGCGACCCCTTCTACACCGGCAACGTCCGCTGTTCCATCGGCTTCTCGGTGCACGGCGGGTTCGTCACCGCCGGGCACTGCGGTGGGGCGGGGCAGGGTGTCAGTGGCTGGGACCGGTCGTACATAGGCAACATCCAGGGGTCGTCGTTCCCCGACAACGACTACGCGTGGGTGAACGTCGGCAGCGGGTGGTGGACCGTGCCCGTCGTGCTGGGCTGGGGCACTGTCTCCGACCAGCTCGTGCGCGGGTCCAACGCGTCGCCGGTCGGTGCGTCCATCTGCCGGTCGGGGTCGACCACGCACTGGCACTGCGGGAACGTGCTGGCGAAGAACGAGACCGTCAACTACAGCCAGGGCGCTGTGCATCAGATGACCAAGACGAGTGTGTGCGCGGAGCCCGGTGACTCGGGTGGGTCGTTCATCAGCGGTGACCAGGCGCAGGGTGTCACTTCCGGTGGGTGGGGGAACTGCTCCACCGGTGGGGAGACCTGGTTCCAGCCGATCAACGAGATTCTGAACCGGTATGGGTTGACGTTGCACACGGCGTGA
- a CDS encoding STAS domain-containing protein: MDRSKPVGRASWPPPAGHSEMYDGTGPIVVELHGDIDLACAVRLRTWLDSVVALRAPAYVIDLRAVSFVDSTGLNLLVRFRRRALTRKATVGVLCRSETLRLVRAHGTEDVLRPVTTFDEAVAQV; the protein is encoded by the coding sequence ATGGACAGATCGAAGCCCGTCGGCAGGGCTTCGTGGCCACCGCCCGCCGGACACTCCGAGATGTACGACGGAACCGGTCCGATCGTCGTGGAACTGCACGGCGACATCGACCTGGCCTGCGCGGTCCGGCTACGCACCTGGCTGGACTCGGTGGTCGCGCTGCGTGCCCCGGCCTACGTCATCGACCTGCGCGCCGTCTCCTTCGTGGACAGCACCGGCCTGAACCTGCTCGTACGTTTCCGCCGGCGGGCCCTGACCCGGAAGGCGACCGTGGGCGTACTGTGCCGGTCCGAGACCCTGCGGCTGGTCCGCGCCCACGGCACCGAGGACGTCCTGCGCCCCGTCACCACGTTCGACGAGGCGGTGGCCCAGGTGTGA
- a CDS encoding antibiotic biosynthesis monooxygenase, which translates to MSTPQVPCAEPVTTVLTWQVRPGREAEFEEWTRGVTDCVSRFPGSQGVSWLRPEPGHRFHAVLRFADPQRLTDWLSSPERAEWHARIEGIATEVREERQSTTGMESWFRLPGTSVKAPPRWKMVLTTFLGAYPMTFLIQWLVAPATAAWPLPLRAAVFPLVLLPVLTYLVMPGLSRLLRLWLYGTPDR; encoded by the coding sequence ATGAGCACCCCGCAGGTCCCATGCGCCGAGCCCGTCACCACGGTCCTCACCTGGCAGGTACGTCCCGGCCGTGAAGCCGAGTTCGAGGAGTGGACCCGGGGCGTCACCGACTGCGTCTCACGGTTCCCCGGCAGCCAGGGGGTGTCCTGGCTGCGCCCGGAGCCGGGACACCGGTTCCACGCGGTGCTGCGCTTCGCCGACCCGCAGCGGCTCACCGACTGGCTGAGCTCGCCCGAGCGCGCGGAGTGGCACGCGCGGATCGAGGGCATCGCCACCGAGGTGCGGGAGGAGCGCCAGTCGACCACCGGGATGGAGAGCTGGTTCCGGCTGCCCGGCACCAGTGTGAAGGCTCCGCCGCGCTGGAAGATGGTCCTGACGACGTTCCTCGGCGCCTATCCGATGACGTTCCTCATCCAGTGGCTGGTGGCACCGGCTACGGCCGCGTGGCCCCTGCCGCTGCGCGCCGCCGTCTTCCCCCTCGTGCTGCTGCCGGTGCTCACCTATCTGGTCATGCCGGGGCTCAGCCGGCTGCTGCGGCTGTGGCTGTACGGCACGCCCGACCGCTGA
- a CDS encoding LLM class flavin-dependent oxidoreductase, giving the protein MPPPTRPLRKLGFLTIGLFDEADPRAGHESTLEIIELGERLGFDSAWLRHRHLQYGISSPVAVLAAASQRTTRIELGTAVIPLGWENPLRLAEDLATVDLLSGGRLNPGVSVGPPTHFDQVKDALYPDTAESEDFGLDRVSRLLDFVRGKPVTDFSGVEGFEVFSDRVQPHAAGLGSRLWYGGGSLRSARWAGEHGMNFLTSSVVKAEESEDFAEIQLSHVRAFRAGHPDGERARVSQGLVVIPTDSASAEQRAKYEAYAEKRTPRTATPQGPARLMFAPDLVGTSAEIAELLYAQAAFREIDEVAFALPFTFEHADHVQILTDIATRLGPALGWRPSAHQG; this is encoded by the coding sequence GTGCCGCCGCCCACCCGACCGTTGCGGAAGCTGGGCTTCCTGACCATCGGCCTGTTCGACGAGGCCGACCCCCGCGCGGGCCACGAGTCCACGCTGGAGATCATCGAACTGGGCGAGCGGCTGGGCTTCGACAGCGCGTGGCTGCGCCACCGCCACCTCCAGTACGGGATCTCCTCCCCCGTGGCCGTCCTCGCCGCGGCCTCGCAGCGCACCACCCGGATCGAGCTGGGCACCGCGGTCATCCCGCTGGGCTGGGAGAATCCGCTGCGCCTCGCCGAGGACCTGGCCACGGTCGACCTCCTGTCCGGGGGCCGCCTCAATCCGGGTGTCAGCGTCGGACCGCCGACGCACTTCGACCAGGTCAAGGACGCGCTGTACCCGGACACGGCCGAGTCCGAGGACTTCGGCCTCGACCGGGTGTCACGGCTGCTGGACTTCGTCCGCGGCAAGCCGGTCACCGACTTCAGCGGGGTCGAGGGGTTCGAGGTGTTCTCCGACCGGGTCCAGCCGCACGCCGCGGGTCTGGGCAGCCGGCTCTGGTACGGCGGCGGCAGCCTGCGGTCGGCCCGGTGGGCGGGTGAGCACGGCATGAACTTCCTGACCAGCAGTGTCGTCAAAGCGGAGGAGTCCGAGGACTTCGCCGAGATCCAGCTGTCCCACGTACGGGCCTTCCGTGCCGGGCACCCCGACGGGGAGCGCGCCCGTGTCTCCCAGGGTCTCGTCGTCATCCCCACCGACAGCGCGTCGGCCGAGCAGCGCGCGAAGTACGAGGCGTACGCCGAGAAGCGGACCCCGCGGACCGCGACGCCGCAGGGTCCCGCGCGTCTGATGTTCGCGCCGGATCTCGTCGGGACCTCCGCCGAGATCGCGGAACTGCTGTATGCCCAGGCGGCGTTCCGGGAGATCGACGAGGTCGCGTTCGCGCTGCCCTTCACCTTCGAGCACGCGGACCACGTACAGATCCTCACCGACATCGCCACCCGGCTCGGCCCGGCACTGGGCTGGCGGCCGTCGGCACACCAGGGATAG
- a CDS encoding hybrid sensor histidine kinase/response regulator, which produces MSTTSPSTVPPGGPHSGPDFRQLFDFALSPLLILTPDFVIVEVNRAYRAATGQGRDIVGRPIFDVFPDNPADPAADGVANLRHSLETVVGTARTDTMALQRYDIPAGEDTDDGTGFVERWWSPVNTPVLAPEGRVTHIIHRVEDVTEFVLVRRAGHEKEKAAAEARTRAQSMEIDLFVRAREICEVNEQLRRLNGDLDAAGHRLREEQRAKDRFIATLSHELRNPLAAATAATELLGLDMPGGHPALSVLERQLGSLARMSNDLLDGTRAVTGRLELVPERMDLRSAVESACADIRGLFGHEGRVLDVRLPDRPVLVDGDRLRLAQVLTNLLSNALKYTLPGGCTAIELSAGEGRARLTVTDDGIGFDPAQAEELFGVFMRAAPAGPQTPEGLGLGLSVVRTIIDLHGGRISAHSDGPGTGASFTALLPLAASDGAPPPARPVTARRGRKQLAVLIVEDNTDLAATYRTLLDRQGHHVTVVHTGADAVTATGSQLFDVVVCDLGLPDMDGYEVARTVRSRPQGVAPRLIAVSGFSRGADRTLSREAGFDAHLAKPLPLADLLDLLEA; this is translated from the coding sequence GTGTCCACGACCAGTCCGTCCACCGTTCCACCGGGCGGCCCCCACAGCGGGCCGGACTTCCGGCAGCTCTTCGACTTCGCGCTCTCCCCGTTGCTCATCCTGACGCCCGACTTCGTCATCGTCGAGGTCAACCGTGCCTACCGCGCGGCCACCGGCCAGGGGCGCGACATCGTCGGCCGCCCCATCTTCGACGTGTTCCCCGACAACCCGGCCGATCCCGCGGCCGACGGCGTCGCCAACCTGCGCCACTCGCTGGAGACGGTGGTGGGCACGGCGCGTACCGACACCATGGCCCTGCAGCGGTACGACATCCCGGCGGGCGAGGACACCGACGACGGCACCGGCTTCGTCGAACGCTGGTGGAGCCCCGTCAACACCCCGGTCCTGGCCCCCGAGGGCCGGGTGACGCACATCATCCACCGGGTCGAGGACGTCACCGAGTTCGTACTGGTGCGCCGGGCCGGACACGAGAAGGAGAAGGCCGCCGCCGAGGCGCGGACCCGCGCGCAGAGCATGGAGATCGACCTCTTCGTCCGCGCACGGGAGATCTGCGAGGTCAACGAGCAGTTACGGCGGCTCAACGGCGACCTCGACGCGGCGGGACACCGGCTGCGGGAGGAGCAGCGCGCCAAGGACCGGTTCATCGCGACGCTCTCGCACGAGCTGCGCAACCCGCTGGCCGCCGCCACCGCGGCGACCGAGCTGCTGGGGCTCGACATGCCCGGCGGCCATCCCGCGCTGTCCGTCCTGGAACGGCAGCTCGGCAGCCTGGCCCGGATGAGCAACGACCTGCTGGACGGCACCCGCGCGGTGACCGGACGGCTGGAACTGGTGCCCGAGCGGATGGACCTGCGCTCGGCCGTCGAGAGCGCCTGCGCCGACATCCGGGGCCTGTTCGGACACGAGGGGCGCGTGCTGGACGTACGGCTGCCCGACCGCCCGGTGCTCGTCGACGGCGACCGGCTGCGGCTGGCCCAGGTGCTGACCAATCTGCTGTCCAACGCGCTCAAGTACACGCTGCCGGGCGGCTGTACGGCCATAGAGCTGTCGGCCGGGGAGGGGCGGGCCCGGCTCACCGTCACGGACGACGGGATCGGGTTCGACCCCGCGCAGGCCGAGGAGCTGTTCGGGGTGTTCATGCGGGCCGCGCCGGCCGGACCGCAGACCCCCGAGGGTCTGGGCCTGGGCCTGTCGGTGGTCCGCACCATCATCGATCTGCACGGCGGCCGGATCTCCGCGCACAGTGACGGTCCCGGCACCGGGGCCTCCTTCACCGCCCTGCTGCCGCTCGCCGCGTCCGACGGCGCCCCGCCGCCGGCCCGGCCCGTGACGGCTCGTCGTGGCCGCAAGCAGCTGGCCGTCCTGATCGTCGAGGACAACACGGATCTCGCCGCGACCTACCGCACGCTGCTGGACCGCCAGGGGCATCACGTCACGGTCGTCCACACGGGCGCGGACGCCGTCACCGCGACCGGCAGCCAACTCTTCGACGTCGTCGTGTGCGATCTCGGACTGCCCGACATGGACGGCTACGAGGTGGCCCGTACCGTGCGCTCACGCCCCCAGGGTGTCGCGCCGCGTCTCATCGCGGTCTCCGGCTTCAGCCGCGGCGCCGACCGTACGCTGTCCCGCGAGGCCGGATTCGACGCCCACCTGGCGAAACCGCTGCCGCTCGCGGACCTGCTCGACCTGCTGGAGGCCTGA
- a CDS encoding DUF1206 domain-containing protein, with the protein MNASTLTRGGRAGKQKAAPAIEGAARAGFTARGVIYLLVGLLALQIAFGDSGKQADQGGALEEVASKPFGEVVLWALGVGVVGMALWRLSEAIFGAAGPDGNKPKKRLASAGRAVFYGFVAYSVISFAAGAGGSGSSDGKSRDATAKAMDLPAGRWLVGIAGVVILCAGLWMVVQAARRKYHKHMRLTDMSRKVRQGVDVTGVGGGVARGLVFAVAGGFAVRAAWDYEPDKAKGMDDTLRSFAETPVGPWLLVLIAVGLMLFGLFSFAMARYRKV; encoded by the coding sequence ATGAACGCAAGCACGTTGACACGAGGCGGCCGGGCCGGGAAGCAGAAGGCGGCCCCGGCCATAGAGGGGGCGGCGCGGGCGGGTTTCACCGCGCGCGGTGTCATCTACTTGTTGGTGGGCCTGCTGGCCCTGCAGATCGCCTTCGGCGACAGCGGGAAACAGGCGGACCAGGGAGGTGCGCTGGAGGAGGTCGCGAGCAAGCCCTTCGGGGAGGTCGTGCTCTGGGCGCTCGGCGTCGGAGTGGTCGGTATGGCGCTCTGGCGGCTGTCCGAAGCGATCTTCGGCGCGGCGGGCCCCGACGGGAACAAGCCGAAGAAGAGGCTGGCGTCGGCGGGACGGGCCGTCTTCTACGGCTTCGTCGCCTACTCCGTGATCTCCTTCGCCGCCGGCGCCGGAGGGAGCGGTTCGAGCGACGGCAAGTCACGGGACGCCACGGCCAAGGCCATGGACCTGCCCGCCGGGCGGTGGCTCGTGGGCATCGCCGGAGTGGTGATCCTGTGCGCGGGCCTCTGGATGGTCGTGCAGGCGGCGCGCCGGAAGTATCACAAGCACATGCGGCTCACCGACATGTCGCGCAAGGTCCGCCAGGGGGTCGACGTGACCGGTGTCGGCGGCGGTGTGGCCCGCGGTCTGGTGTTCGCCGTCGCCGGAGGCTTCGCGGTCCGCGCGGCCTGGGACTACGAGCCGGACAAGGCCAAGGGCATGGACGACACCCTGCGCTCGTTCGCCGAGACCCCGGTGGGGCCCTGGCTGCTGGTGCTGATAGCCGTCGGCCTGATGCTCTTCGGCCTGTTCTCGTTCGCCATGGCGAGGTACCGCAAGGTCTGA
- a CDS encoding GNAT family N-acetyltransferase has translation MAVEVSDAPGARRYEARLDGSSEVAGYADYIRTTELIAFVHTEVSPECEGKGVGSALVRVSLDEARAAGLRVLATCPFYAGWIARHPEYGDLLYQARSKVSD, from the coding sequence ATGGCGGTGGAGGTGAGCGACGCGCCAGGCGCGCGTCGCTACGAGGCCCGGCTCGACGGATCGTCCGAGGTCGCCGGCTACGCGGACTACATCCGCACGACGGAACTCATCGCGTTCGTGCACACCGAGGTGAGCCCGGAGTGCGAGGGCAAGGGCGTCGGCTCCGCGCTGGTCCGGGTCTCCCTCGACGAGGCGCGCGCCGCCGGCCTGCGGGTGCTGGCCACCTGCCCCTTCTACGCCGGCTGGATCGCCCGCCACCCCGAGTACGGCGACCTGCTCTACCAGGCCCGCAGCAAGGTCAGCGACTGA
- a CDS encoding PPOX class F420-dependent oxidoreductase, with the protein MTDDAGSGQDALLRLLSEYDGGVLTTLKRDGRPQLSNVNHAYYPDERIVRVSLTDGRAKTRNLRRDPRVSYHVTSADRWAYTVAEGTADLSPVAREPGDETVEELIRLYRDVQGEHPDWDDYRAAMVRDGRLVLRLRVERAYGIPLAR; encoded by the coding sequence ATGACTGATGACGCCGGTTCCGGCCAGGACGCCCTGCTCCGACTTCTCTCCGAGTACGACGGCGGGGTGCTGACGACGCTCAAGCGCGACGGACGCCCCCAGCTGTCGAACGTCAACCACGCGTACTACCCCGACGAGCGGATCGTGCGCGTGTCGCTCACCGACGGCCGCGCCAAGACACGCAATCTGCGCCGCGATCCTCGGGTCTCGTACCACGTGACCAGCGCGGACCGTTGGGCCTACACCGTCGCGGAGGGCACCGCCGATCTCTCGCCCGTGGCGCGTGAGCCCGGCGACGAGACCGTCGAGGAGCTGATCCGGCTCTACCGGGACGTACAGGGCGAACATCCCGACTGGGACGACTACCGGGCCGCCATGGTCCGCGACGGCCGGCTGGTGCTGAGGCTGCGCGTGGAGCGGGCGTACGGCATTCCGCTCGCGCGCTGA
- a CDS encoding DUF5997 family protein produces the protein MLDTLDRMTSHENTQTMKPATAAKKLGVYLEATPAEFQEGVVSRSELAALQAEPPEWLRELRRTGPHPRPVVAAKLGVSISGLARGGVTDALTTDEIEALKADSPEWLRKERATQAEVRKETARVKDLKDKKAER, from the coding sequence ATGCTCGATACCCTTGACCGTATGACGTCGCACGAGAACACCCAGACGATGAAGCCCGCGACCGCGGCGAAGAAGCTGGGTGTGTACCTAGAGGCCACACCCGCCGAATTCCAGGAAGGTGTCGTCTCGCGCTCCGAGCTCGCCGCGCTCCAGGCCGAGCCGCCCGAGTGGCTGCGGGAGCTGCGGCGCACCGGGCCGCACCCCCGGCCGGTGGTCGCCGCCAAGCTCGGCGTGTCCATCTCGGGGCTCGCCCGCGGCGGGGTGACCGACGCCCTCACCACGGACGAGATCGAGGCGTTGAAGGCGGACTCCCCGGAGTGGCTGCGGAAGGAGCGCGCCACGCAGGCCGAGGTCCGCAAGGAGACGGCGCGCGTCAAGGACCTCAAGGACAAGAAGGCCGAGCGGTAG